A genomic stretch from Sulfurimonas sediminis includes:
- the cysE gene encoding serine O-acetyltransferase, whose amino-acid sequence MGIFADIKEDFSNAYRNDPALNSKIDFLFNYPGVWAVAWYRIAHKLYTKNFTRTARAIMGITQILTNIDIHPAASIGKRVFIDHGFGVVIGETAIIEDDVLIYQGVTLGGVSLTHGKRHPTIKKGAVIGAGAKILGNITIGEYAKIGANSVVVKEVPDCSTAVGLPAHIIEKGRCKDPFMHNMLPDINKEMFEYLLKRVAILEHILVKENKDLLDQDLELEHIYESFIKSMKN is encoded by the coding sequence ATGGGAATATTTGCCGATATCAAGGAAGACTTTTCAAATGCGTACAGAAATGATCCTGCATTAAATTCAAAAATTGATTTTTTATTCAACTATCCTGGTGTATGGGCAGTTGCATGGTACAGAATAGCACACAAACTTTATACAAAAAACTTTACCCGTACAGCAAGGGCAATCATGGGAATAACCCAAATACTTACAAATATTGACATCCACCCTGCTGCGAGTATTGGTAAGCGTGTCTTTATTGACCACGGTTTCGGAGTTGTAATCGGTGAGACTGCCATCATCGAAGATGATGTACTCATATACCAGGGTGTAACACTCGGTGGTGTTTCTTTAACTCACGGTAAACGGCACCCGACTATCAAAAAGGGAGCGGTCATCGGAGCCGGCGCAAAGATACTGGGAAACATCACAATAGGTGAATATGCAAAAATCGGTGCAAATTCGGTTGTCGTCAAAGAAGTGCCTGATTGTTCCACAGCAGTCGGCTTGCCTGCACATATCATTGAAAAAGGGAGATGTAAAGATCCTTTTATGCACAATATGCTCCCTGATATAAACAAAGAGATGTTTGAATACCTTCTCAAGCGTGTTGCTATACTTGAACATATTTTAGTAAAAGAAAATAAAGATCTTCTAGATCAGGACCTTGAACTTGAACATATATATGAATCTTTTATAAAATCAATGAAAAATTAA
- a CDS encoding CoA-binding protein — protein MECEFPTVNSNMNEIKEIFENVKTIAVLGLSPDESKDSHRVAKYLQGQGYKIIPVYPKGETILGEKVYNSLAEIPFEVDMVDIFRKPAALDAIADACIKRGDVKVFWAQKGIVNNEAAKKAQDAGMKVVQNQCTMVDHRNLQG, from the coding sequence ATGGAGTGTGAATTTCCTACAGTTAATTCAAATATGAATGAAATAAAAGAGATTTTTGAGAATGTTAAAACGATTGCAGTTTTGGGGCTTTCTCCTGATGAGAGCAAAGACAGTCACAGGGTTGCCAAATATCTTCAGGGTCAGGGGTATAAAATAATTCCTGTTTATCCAAAAGGGGAGACGATTCTTGGAGAAAAAGTTTATAACTCTTTGGCTGAAATTCCTTTTGAAGTTGACATGGTTGACATCTTCAGAAAACCCGCAGCACTTGATGCCATTGCAGATGCCTGTATAAAACGTGGTGATGTAAAAGTTTTTTGGGCACAAAAAGGTATAGTAAACAATGAAGCCGCTAAAAAAGCACAGGATGCAGGAATGAAAGTTGTACAAAACCAGTGCACTATGGTTGATCATCGAAATCTACAGGGCTGA
- the speA gene encoding biosynthetic arginine decarboxylase, giving the protein MNNFGLDIWANKNFIIEDGEIKLNYKSMPSLLDIVNNIRANDVKGPLLLRFPHLVKRQIKTLYNYFEKAIEENNYKGKFKAVFPLKVNQFPAAVEAITSQGAKYNYGLEAGSKAELILAMSKVLDGANITVNGFKDEEMLTLGFIAAHSGQNITITIEGLNELETIIDVASKSNLKVPNIGIRVRLHSAGSGIWAKSGGMDAKFGLTSTEIIEAIKLLKDANLLEKLTMIHFHIGSQIADIAPLKKALREAGNIYAELKKMGADALSSINIGGGLAVEYDQHEKSHARNYSIDEFSSSVVFLLGEIMDRKNVTHPDIFTESGRFIVASHAVLITPVLELFTQDYQEKLLNFKDTNPPLVEELIELNRLLNNANCIEYLHDALDHMESLFTLFDLGYIDLQDRSNAEILVHNIIKKALYLKSANPTNELEQLQIKLQERYLINASVFQSLPDYWGLGQHFPVMPIHHLNTTPLRAASLWDITCDSDGEIGFDPDKPLYLHDVNIDEEDYFLAFFNIGAYQETLGMNHNLFTHPSEYTISINDSGYNITNAVESKSILEILESIGYDKHEILNQVKNKLANASFITEKEKNDTLLQLERFLYQNGYLRTTN; this is encoded by the coding sequence ATGAATAATTTCGGCCTTGATATCTGGGCAAACAAAAACTTTATTATAGAAGACGGTGAAATCAAACTTAATTACAAATCTATGCCTTCTTTGCTAGATATAGTAAACAATATACGAGCAAACGATGTGAAAGGACCTCTGCTTTTACGATTTCCTCATCTAGTTAAAAGACAGATTAAAACACTCTATAATTATTTTGAAAAAGCTATTGAAGAAAATAACTATAAAGGCAAGTTTAAAGCTGTTTTTCCGCTCAAAGTAAACCAGTTTCCGGCAGCTGTTGAGGCAATTACATCCCAGGGTGCAAAGTATAATTACGGACTCGAAGCCGGAAGCAAGGCTGAACTGATTTTAGCAATGAGCAAAGTGCTTGACGGGGCTAATATTACCGTAAACGGCTTCAAAGATGAAGAGATGCTGACACTGGGATTTATAGCAGCACACAGTGGTCAAAATATCACCATCACCATAGAAGGGCTTAATGAACTTGAAACTATTATTGATGTAGCTTCTAAATCCAATTTAAAAGTTCCAAATATCGGCATACGTGTCAGGCTACACAGTGCAGGCAGCGGAATATGGGCAAAAAGTGGTGGAATGGATGCGAAATTCGGACTAACTTCAACGGAAATCATTGAAGCAATAAAACTTCTCAAAGATGCAAATCTACTTGAAAAACTGACAATGATTCATTTTCATATCGGCTCCCAGATCGCAGACATTGCTCCCCTGAAAAAAGCACTCCGTGAAGCAGGAAATATCTATGCGGAACTGAAAAAAATGGGTGCTGATGCACTTTCAAGTATCAATATCGGCGGTGGTTTGGCTGTAGAGTATGACCAACATGAAAAATCACATGCACGCAACTACTCAATAGACGAATTCTCAAGTTCTGTTGTTTTTTTACTTGGTGAAATTATGGACAGAAAAAATGTTACACACCCAGATATATTTACAGAATCAGGACGTTTTATAGTTGCTTCACATGCTGTATTAATCACACCTGTTTTAGAACTTTTTACTCAGGATTATCAGGAAAAACTTTTAAATTTTAAAGATACAAATCCGCCTTTGGTCGAAGAGCTTATAGAGTTGAATAGACTCCTTAATAATGCCAACTGTATAGAATATCTTCATGATGCACTTGATCACATGGAATCACTTTTCACACTTTTTGATTTAGGCTATATTGACCTTCAAGACCGTTCAAATGCAGAAATTCTAGTGCATAATATTATAAAAAAAGCACTCTATCTTAAATCAGCCAACCCGACTAATGAACTCGAACAACTCCAAATCAAACTCCAAGAACGCTATCTCATTAATGCTTCTGTTTTTCAAAGCCTACCTGATTACTGGGGGTTGGGACAGCATTTTCCTGTGATGCCCATTCATCATTTAAATACAACCCCGCTCAGAGCAGCCTCTCTTTGGGATATAACCTGTGACAGTGACGGAGAAATAGGCTTTGATCCGGACAAACCTTTATATCTCCATGATGTCAATATTGATGAAGAAGATTATTTTCTGGCTTTTTTCAATATTGGTGCCTACCAGGAGACACTGGGAATGAACCATAATCTTTTTACACACCCCAGTGAGTATACAATTTCAATCAATGACTCCGGATACAATATAACAAATGCAGTAGAATCAAAAAGCATTTTGGAGATACTTGAATCAATAGGATACGACAAACATGAAATATTAAATCAAGTTAAAAACAAACTCGCAAATGCCAGCTTTATTACAGAAAAAGAAAAAAATGATACACTGCTACAGCTAGAAAGATTTTTATATCAAAATGGCTATTTAAGAACAACAAATTAA
- a CDS encoding WD40 repeat domain-containing protein, with product MKTVKSQSIVHPVIFIKILKDKRLVVIDSKTTVRFYDKDSLKVQSGFKVNIEHKYYKNNVVDYSYDGNYFATMSADAKESRLYNAQTKKAIARVTRHQGEVSCVGIDPLSRYMFSCGEDGKTFALDVKSGKIVFTLPHHADTINDVSCSKNGNWVAIASYDRKITLFNLVTMTPKEKLKAHSAPVMKLKFFGRNKLVSIDKNSKAIIWNIYSSKVIQRLEGIHDDVTQLAISSDDKFLFLSTKLGYILVYDLNTYELIAPRFIKITSPITSLAFDDEHNHLIIGTQDGFLMYYDIFEKVDTLKNLLMKQDIDAIEEEVKKNPILRYTDIYSLVSNLWENTLQKAKKAFQNGKKEQALLMLKNFMKIPSKNRVIQKLVSDYAEYDKFVQLAKNGKLALAYSLANQYPVYKESKIYKLLEDRWKKDLFQALKYALQPNQMERAKEVLAPYRGISNKTTFIQDVLTKGAIYKRFRTALGKKDFKLASALVQQNPFLKEFPEYDSMIKYADTLYMKIQKLIYEGENIAAMKLMHLLSTFTDFKDEVELMLKEIQNKQKFYDAVERGDYQTAYNMMAEYEELQETKAGEKLQNEWDADLIKANNFAAVGDVNGVKNILHKYFDISSKITALATIFAWTYINQLETAIREKRDRKEIENGIKNYILNFGVDDQIEILFEIFKKRYKDTKLDIEQLKKGSLSMWRPSMIVKSILD from the coding sequence ATGAAAACTGTTAAAAGTCAAAGTATTGTACACCCTGTAATCTTTATAAAAATTTTAAAAGACAAGCGTCTTGTTGTTATAGATTCTAAAACTACTGTAAGGTTTTATGACAAAGACAGCCTGAAAGTACAAAGCGGATTTAAAGTTAATATCGAACACAAATATTATAAAAACAATGTTGTAGATTACAGCTATGACGGCAATTATTTTGCAACAATGTCAGCAGATGCAAAAGAGTCAAGACTTTACAATGCCCAAACCAAAAAAGCTATTGCCAGAGTTACCAGACACCAGGGGGAAGTTTCCTGTGTCGGGATAGACCCGCTCTCCAGATATATGTTCTCATGCGGAGAAGACGGTAAAACTTTTGCATTGGATGTCAAAAGCGGAAAGATTGTATTTACACTTCCTCATCATGCCGATACTATTAATGATGTTTCTTGCTCAAAAAATGGAAACTGGGTAGCCATAGCGAGTTATGACAGAAAAATCACACTGTTCAATCTTGTAACAATGACGCCGAAAGAAAAGTTAAAAGCTCATTCTGCACCAGTTATGAAACTAAAATTTTTTGGCAGAAACAAACTGGTCAGTATTGATAAAAATTCAAAAGCGATTATCTGGAATATATACAGTAGTAAGGTCATTCAAAGATTAGAAGGTATTCATGATGATGTTACACAGCTTGCAATCAGCAGTGATGATAAATTTCTGTTTTTAAGTACAAAGTTAGGATATATTTTAGTATATGATTTAAATACATATGAGTTGATAGCACCGAGATTTATAAAGATTACTTCACCCATTACCAGTTTGGCTTTTGATGATGAGCATAATCATCTTATCATTGGAACACAAGACGGCTTTTTGATGTATTATGACATATTTGAAAAAGTTGATACATTAAAAAACCTTTTAATGAAACAGGATATAGACGCAATTGAAGAAGAAGTAAAAAAGAATCCTATTTTGCGCTATACGGATATATATAGTTTAGTTTCAAACTTATGGGAAAACACATTACAAAAGGCAAAAAAAGCTTTTCAAAACGGCAAAAAAGAACAGGCACTCTTAATGTTGAAGAATTTTATGAAAATACCCAGCAAAAACAGAGTGATACAAAAACTAGTCAGTGATTATGCTGAGTATGATAAATTTGTACAACTCGCAAAAAACGGAAAACTGGCACTGGCATACAGCCTGGCAAACCAATATCCGGTTTACAAAGAATCAAAAATATATAAACTTTTAGAAGACAGATGGAAAAAAGATTTGTTTCAGGCACTGAAATATGCTTTGCAGCCAAATCAGATGGAACGTGCCAAAGAAGTTTTGGCCCCGTACAGAGGTATCAGCAATAAAACAACTTTTATTCAGGATGTTTTAACCAAGGGTGCCATTTATAAAAGATTCAGAACGGCTCTTGGCAAAAAAGATTTTAAACTGGCATCTGCTCTTGTTCAACAGAACCCTTTTTTGAAGGAGTTTCCGGAGTATGACTCGATGATAAAATATGCCGATACTCTCTATATGAAAATCCAAAAATTAATATATGAGGGTGAAAACATAGCTGCTATGAAACTGATGCATCTGCTCAGTACATTTACAGATTTTAAAGATGAAGTGGAGCTTATGTTAAAAGAGATACAGAACAAGCAGAAATTTTATGATGCTGTAGAGCGTGGTGATTATCAAACGGCATATAATATGATGGCAGAATATGAAGAACTGCAGGAAACAAAAGCAGGAGAAAAACTTCAAAATGAGTGGGATGCTGATCTGATCAAAGCAAACAATTTTGCGGCTGTCGGTGATGTAAACGGGGTAAAAAATATTTTACATAAATATTTTGATATCAGTTCAAAAATTACAGCCCTGGCAACGATATTTGCCTGGACTTATATAAATCAACTTGAAACAGCCATAAGAGAAAAAAGAGATCGTAAAGAGATAGAAAACGGTATTAAAAATTATATTTTAAATTTTGGAGTTGACGACCAAATAGAAATATTATTTGAAATATTTAAAAAAAGATACAAAGATACAAAATTGGATATAGAACAGTTAAAAAAAGGTTCGCTCTCTATGTGGCGGCCTTCAATGATTGTGAAATCAATTTTAGATTAA
- the lpxD gene encoding UDP-3-O-(3-hydroxymyristoyl)glucosamine N-acyltransferase, whose product MKLSEIASILECSIADNDIDIVGINTLKDAKENEISFVSNSKYVKDLENTKAAAVIISENLASKLPANCIPLVTKNPYWSMAILSKYFAPPIEEETLPLPQIGTNSKISPKAEIANGAVIGDNCIILAHVYIGAKSVVGNNTVVYPSVTIYRDCQIGNECIIHANTVIGSDGFGFATNEKGEHKKIYQNGNVVVEDDVEIGSNTSIDRAVFGSTLIKKGTRIDNLVQIGHNCEIGEYSVMVSQSGLAGSTKLGRNVVMGGQAAAAGHLEVAPFSTFAARSGITNSIKEPGKTYAGFPLMGHRQWLKLQAKLARLIK is encoded by the coding sequence ATGAAGCTGAGTGAAATAGCTTCAATTTTAGAGTGTAGTATTGCCGACAATGATATTGATATTGTAGGAATAAATACTCTTAAAGATGCAAAAGAGAATGAAATCTCTTTTGTGTCCAACTCAAAATATGTAAAAGATCTCGAAAATACAAAAGCTGCAGCAGTTATCATTTCCGAAAATTTAGCTTCAAAACTCCCTGCAAACTGTATTCCTTTGGTAACAAAAAACCCTTATTGGTCCATGGCCATACTTTCAAAATATTTTGCACCGCCTATAGAAGAAGAGACACTTCCTCTCCCTCAAATTGGGACAAATTCAAAAATTTCTCCCAAAGCTGAAATAGCAAATGGTGCGGTAATCGGTGATAACTGTATAATTTTGGCACATGTTTACATAGGTGCAAAAAGTGTTGTCGGAAATAATACAGTTGTATATCCAAGTGTGACGATATACAGAGACTGTCAAATTGGCAATGAGTGTATAATCCATGCAAATACAGTTATTGGTTCTGACGGATTCGGATTTGCGACCAATGAAAAAGGTGAGCATAAGAAGATTTATCAGAATGGAAATGTAGTTGTAGAAGATGATGTTGAGATAGGCAGCAATACAAGTATTGACAGAGCTGTTTTTGGATCGACTCTGATAAAAAAAGGGACACGCATTGACAATCTTGTTCAGATTGGACATAACTGCGAAATCGGTGAGTATTCTGTTATGGTTTCGCAGTCGGGTCTTGCAGGCTCTACAAAACTTGGCAGAAATGTTGTTATGGGAGGGCAGGCTGCCGCAGCCGGTCATTTGGAAGTTGCTCCTTTTTCAACATTTGCCGCACGAAGCGGAATCACAAACTCTATCAAAGAACCAGGCAAGACTTATGCAGGTTTTCCTTTGATGGGGCACAGACAATGGCTTAAACTTCAGGCAAAACTTGCTAGACTTATCAAGTAA
- a CDS encoding acetolactate synthase large subunit has protein sequence MQISGAQMVIEALIAEGVERVFGYPGGAIMNVYDEIYKQDKFQHILTRHEQAAVHAAEGYSKASGKVGVSMITSGPGFTNAVTGLADAYMDSIPLVVISGQVPMSLIGTDAFQEIDAVGISRSCTKHNYLVTDAKDLPRILKEAFYIARTGRPGPVHVDIPKDVTAQIAEFDYDVELDLETYKPHVKGNPRQIKKAMEAIANAKRPLFYLGGGIINSNAAYEVRDLVHATGIPAVETFMARGTLSYDDDLLIGMLGMHGSYAANMAMSETDLVIALGARFDDRVTGKLSEFAKNAAVIHVDIDPASISKLVNANYPIVGDVKNVVNEMLKLTSMVNSDNYEQWRETIENFAELHPLTFHEDTENIKPQWVVKRVGELLGDDANISTDVGQHQMWAAQFYPFTRPRQFISSGGLGTMGFGFPAAMGVKAAVPEKTSINFTGDGSILMNCQELMTAVEKKLPVINIILNNNFLGMVRQWQTLFYDKRHSETDLSVQPDFVKLAEAFGGIGYRVSTKEEFDAALKEAVERNIVAFIDVKVERFENVMPMVPSGGSLFNMMLLEKKESK, from the coding sequence ATGCAAATTAGTGGCGCACAGATGGTCATTGAAGCTTTAATTGCAGAAGGTGTAGAGAGAGTTTTTGGCTACCCCGGTGGTGCAATTATGAATGTCTATGACGAAATCTACAAACAAGATAAATTTCAACATATATTGACTCGTCACGAGCAGGCAGCAGTCCATGCTGCAGAAGGTTATTCTAAAGCCAGCGGAAAAGTCGGTGTATCTATGATAACAAGTGGTCCCGGATTTACAAACGCAGTAACAGGTTTGGCAGATGCTTATATGGATTCTATTCCTTTAGTTGTTATATCGGGGCAGGTTCCAATGAGCCTTATAGGAACTGATGCATTTCAGGAAATCGATGCGGTGGGTATTAGTCGTTCTTGTACAAAGCATAACTACCTTGTTACTGATGCAAAAGATTTGCCACGTATTCTCAAAGAGGCTTTTTACATAGCCAGAACAGGTCGTCCCGGTCCGGTACATGTAGACATACCAAAAGATGTAACGGCACAGATCGCAGAATTTGATTATGATGTGGAGCTGGATTTAGAAACATACAAACCACATGTCAAAGGCAATCCCCGTCAAATCAAAAAAGCTATGGAGGCGATAGCAAATGCAAAACGTCCTTTGTTTTATCTCGGCGGCGGTATCATTAACTCAAATGCAGCCTATGAGGTAAGAGATTTGGTACATGCGACCGGTATTCCAGCGGTTGAGACATTTATGGCCAGAGGAACACTTTCGTATGATGATGATTTGCTTATAGGCATGCTTGGCATGCATGGTTCCTATGCGGCAAACATGGCGATGAGCGAAACAGATCTGGTCATTGCCCTCGGTGCCAGATTTGATGACCGTGTTACCGGAAAGTTAAGTGAATTTGCAAAAAATGCTGCGGTTATACATGTAGATATAGACCCTGCAAGTATTTCAAAGCTCGTCAATGCCAACTATCCTATAGTGGGTGATGTGAAAAATGTTGTCAATGAGATGCTTAAACTCACTTCCATGGTAAACAGTGACAACTATGAACAGTGGAGAGAAACGATAGAAAACTTTGCAGAGTTGCATCCGCTGACATTTCATGAAGATACAGAAAATATCAAGCCACAGTGGGTTGTAAAACGAGTAGGTGAACTTCTAGGGGATGATGCAAATATTTCAACAGATGTCGGGCAGCATCAAATGTGGGCGGCACAGTTTTATCCGTTTACGAGACCCCGCCAGTTTATAAGTTCCGGAGGACTCGGAACTATGGGCTTTGGTTTTCCGGCAGCTATGGGTGTCAAAGCGGCTGTTCCTGAAAAAACAAGTATCAACTTTACCGGAGACGGCTCTATTTTGATGAATTGTCAGGAATTGATGACAGCTGTTGAGAAAAAACTGCCGGTTATTAACATCATTTTGAATAATAATTTTCTCGGAATGGTTCGTCAATGGCAGACACTTTTTTATGACAAACGTCACAGTGAGACAGACCTTTCTGTACAGCCTGATTTTGTGAAACTTGCGGAAGCTTTCGGTGGAATAGGGTACAGAGTCTCCACAAAAGAGGAATTTGATGCCGCTTTAAAAGAGGCTGTAGAGAGAAATATCGTTGCATTTATAGATGTAAAAGTAGAACGGTTTGAAAATGTTATGCCGATGGTTCCATCGGGAGGAAGTCTGTTTAATATGATGTTATTAGAGAAAAAGGAGAGTAAATAA
- the ilvA gene encoding threonine ammonia-lyase, giving the protein MIPLQKIKDAHKRIEEVVVNTPFSYAPYLSEISGCKVYLKKENLQITGAFKLRGAYNKIATLTPQQRECGVVAASAGNHAQGVAYSAAAFDTKAVIVMPESTPLTKIDGVKHFGAEVILAGANYDEAYAYAKEYGQKHHLTFVHPFEDEEVMAGQGTVALEILEKCQELDAVLIPVGGGGLIAGMASALKAVNPAVKVIGVSAKGAPAFKNSFDLKRAVDSTSVRTIADGIAVRDTSSVTLEHTLECVDEIISVDDEEIASAILFLLEKQKLVVEGAGAVGVAALLHHKLDYLKNKNVAVVLSGGNMDVTLLSVIIEKGLLKSHRKMKLTVTLVDKPGSLMRFTQILQELNANIVHISYDRTSVSLDYGDANVTVHMETKGKQHQKEIKEALAKEGYLRD; this is encoded by the coding sequence TTGATTCCTTTACAAAAAATAAAAGATGCGCATAAACGTATAGAAGAAGTTGTTGTCAACACTCCTTTTTCATATGCTCCCTATCTGAGTGAAATTTCCGGATGCAAGGTATATTTGAAAAAAGAGAACCTGCAAATAACAGGAGCATTCAAACTTCGCGGTGCATATAATAAAATAGCCACTTTGACACCACAGCAAAGAGAATGCGGTGTTGTCGCAGCAAGTGCCGGCAATCATGCCCAGGGGGTGGCCTACTCCGCTGCCGCTTTTGATACAAAAGCAGTGATAGTAATGCCGGAATCGACACCGCTTACAAAAATAGACGGAGTAAAACATTTCGGTGCAGAGGTGATTCTTGCCGGTGCAAACTATGATGAAGCCTATGCCTATGCAAAAGAGTATGGCCAAAAACATCATTTGACATTTGTACATCCTTTTGAAGATGAAGAGGTGATGGCAGGACAGGGTACTGTAGCCTTGGAAATTCTTGAAAAATGCCAAGAACTTGACGCTGTACTCATTCCTGTCGGTGGCGGTGGGCTTATAGCCGGTATGGCAAGTGCTCTCAAAGCTGTCAACCCTGCTGTAAAAGTAATTGGTGTAAGTGCCAAAGGGGCTCCTGCATTTAAGAATTCTTTTGATTTAAAAAGAGCTGTTGACTCTACAAGTGTCAGAACCATAGCCGACGGTATAGCAGTGCGAGATACTTCATCTGTTACACTTGAACATACTCTGGAATGTGTAGATGAAATAATCAGTGTAGATGATGAAGAGATAGCAAGTGCCATTTTGTTTTTACTTGAAAAACAAAAACTTGTTGTAGAAGGAGCCGGAGCTGTCGGTGTTGCGGCACTACTGCATCATAAACTGGATTATCTAAAAAACAAAAATGTTGCAGTTGTTCTCAGCGGGGGCAATATGGATGTTACGCTCCTTTCTGTCATTATAGAAAAGGGTCTGCTGAAATCTCATCGCAAAATGAAACTTACCGTAACATTGGTTGACAAGCCGGGTTCTTTGATGCGTTTTACGCAGATACTCCAAGAGTTAAATGCAAATATTGTGCATATCTCTTATGACAGAACGTCCGTATCGCTGGATTATGGAGATGCTAATGTGACTGTGCATATGGAGACAAAAGGAAAGCAACACCAGAAAGAAATTAAAGAGGCTCTTGCAAAAGAGGGTTATTTGAGAGACTGA
- a CDS encoding pyridoxal phosphate-dependent aminotransferase, translated as MLAKRIDKLSESITIAITALAQELKAEGKDILSFSAGEPDFDTPRVIKDAAIDAINNGFTKYTAVDGIPAIKEAVAAKLKRDNGLTYEPNQIIINNGAKHSLFNLFSVTIEKGDEVIIPAPYWVTYPELVKYFDGTVVEIQTSDATAFKITPEQLKKALTPNTKMLILTTPSNPTGAVYSKEELTALAKVLEGTDVLVASDEMYEKLIYDGDFTSAAAVSEDMFKRTITINGLSKSVAMTGWRFGYMASHHTEIIKATKKLQSQSTSNINTMTQYAAIAGLDGSADEDIEMMRKEFIKRRDEAVELFNKIDGLSVLKPDGAFYLFVNIQEVSNDSLGFAKELLASKGVAVVPGVGFGSEGYFRFSFATGIATIREGIKRIDEFVQELKAK; from the coding sequence ATGCTAGCAAAACGCATAGATAAACTATCTGAATCAATTACAATAGCAATTACAGCGCTTGCACAAGAGTTAAAAGCAGAGGGCAAAGACATTCTCAGTTTTTCAGCCGGAGAACCGGATTTTGATACACCCAGAGTTATCAAAGACGCGGCTATAGATGCAATCAACAACGGCTTTACCAAATATACCGCAGTAGATGGAATTCCGGCTATCAAAGAAGCAGTCGCTGCCAAACTCAAAAGAGATAACGGTTTAACATATGAGCCTAATCAGATTATCATTAACAATGGTGCAAAACATTCTTTGTTTAACCTTTTTTCTGTAACAATTGAAAAAGGTGATGAAGTTATTATTCCTGCGCCATACTGGGTAACCTACCCTGAACTTGTGAAATATTTTGACGGGACTGTCGTAGAGATTCAGACAAGTGATGCAACTGCCTTTAAAATTACTCCCGAACAGCTCAAAAAAGCATTGACACCAAACACAAAAATGCTGATTCTTACAACACCTTCAAATCCTACCGGTGCAGTGTATTCCAAAGAAGAACTCACTGCTTTGGCAAAAGTGCTTGAAGGCACAGATGTTCTTGTAGCCAGCGATGAAATGTATGAAAAACTGATATATGACGGGGATTTCACTTCAGCAGCAGCAGTCAGTGAAGATATGTTCAAAAGAACAATCACCATCAATGGTTTAAGCAAGTCAGTTGCCATGACAGGCTGGCGTTTTGGATATATGGCATCACACCATACCGAAATTATCAAAGCAACAAAAAAACTGCAGTCACAAAGCACATCTAATATCAATACCATGACACAGTATGCTGCTATTGCAGGACTTGACGGCAGTGCCGATGAAGATATTGAAATGATGCGAAAAGAGTTTATCAAGCGTCGTGATGAAGCAGTAGAACTTTTTAATAAAATCGACGGACTCAGTGTTTTAAAACCGGATGGTGCTTTTTATCTTTTTGTCAATATTCAAGAAGTCAGTAATGATTCACTTGGCTTTGCGAAAGAACTTTTAGCATCAAAAGGTGTTGCTGTTGTTCCCGGTGTCGGTTTTGGAAGCGAAGGGTATTTCAGATTCAGTTTTGCTACAGGAATTGCAACTATACGAGAAGGGATTAAAAGAATCGATGAGTTTGTGCAGGAACTCAAAGCAAAGTAG
- the ilvN gene encoding acetolactate synthase small subunit, with amino-acid sequence MTDNTERRVVSVIVVNEASVLSRITDLFSGRGYNITSLTVAPIPESKYSRLTIVTSGSVRVIEQITKQLHKLIPVLRVYEHADLVEKEMALVKFPITENISDISAICNAYNGKIVNVGNDVIITMVADEPKRVDHYLQAIKKYNPKEIVRSGAVALER; translated from the coding sequence ATGACTGACAATACAGAAAGAAGAGTAGTCTCCGTTATCGTTGTCAATGAAGCGAGTGTATTATCTCGAATTACCGATCTTTTTTCCGGACGCGGCTACAATATTACATCCTTGACTGTTGCCCCGATTCCTGAGAGTAAATATTCCCGTCTGACAATTGTCACATCAGGTTCAGTGCGTGTGATTGAACAGATAACAAAACAGTTACACAAACTCATTCCTGTTTTACGGGTTTATGAACATGCTGACTTGGTTGAAAAAGAGATGGCACTGGTCAAATTTCCTATTACAGAAAACATAAGCGATATCAGCGCTATCTGTAATGCTTACAACGGAAAAATAGTCAATGTAGGCAATGATGTCATTATAACCATGGTTGCTGACGAGCCTAAAAGAGTCGATCACTATCTTCAGGCGATTAAAAAATATAATCCAAAAGAGATAGTCAGAAGCGGCGCTGTTGCTTTAGAGAGATAA